The window TTTTAGGCAGCTATCACCTCTTTAGTAAGCTGCTTTGATGAAGCTAAGGAATTTGGCTTCTCCTAAGAAGCTTCTCATTCAGAAATGAGCTCTCCTTGTTCCTGGCTGGAGCACTCCTCAGCAGTGGGGATAGCCGTGTGCATGGTACACCAGCAGTTCTTGGGGTGCAGGAAGGTGTGGGGAACTGGAGATGAGgttttgcagctctgctgcagccagtgggATTGTCTCAGTCCTCCTGAGAAATGTCACTGCCCAGCAGCTATGGGCCATGTACTGACTGGTGAGACTTCATCCTGTTGAGTTTTGGACTGCTGGCCTGTTTGAGTTAATTAGTTTCTTCTTGTGATACTGAAGGCAAGTGGTAGCAAAGGCTGGAGGACAAGTAGAGCTTAAAGTGCCAGCAAAGAGACTGGCTGCAGTTGAGGTGTTTATAGGTTTGGGGTTCCCTGCTAATACATGTACAACATTGCTGGGAAGAGGTTCAGCAGTGAGAAAACAGGAGTGTCTAGGATTGCATTCTCCACACATTTGAAGCCAGTCCTTTCTGGAGTGATTGTTTAGGTTAAGTATTGAAGTTGTGTCTCTAAGTGATGGTCTCATATGACGTTTTGGTTTGTTcttaaaaggaaagatttctttTCTAAACACACTTGGGCAAGGAAGTTTCACTCTGTGCTTACAGAACAAGCTCTTTGTGGGTTGGGTCTAAGTTTTTGTTTCTATACAGAAACTTTCCTATATAAGGGGGGGGTAGGGGCCAGGGAGAGACTATAATGAAGTACCCAGGAGGGGGGGAAGAGTCATGTCCCCCTGCCCTCAAAGGAAGCCTGCAAGGGGAGATGCTGGCCAGACTGCGATGGATGTGGACACATTCTGCTCCCTTCAGAAGGGCTGTTTGCCCAAGCCAAGAGAaggctgcttttccttcagcttgAAAGCAGGTATGCTCAGAGGtaatgaattactttttttgatttttaaaaaaaatgaatgtgagTACACTGAGCTACCAGTGAGAGACTGTGTTTCTGAAAGTCCCTTCCTCATGGCAAGTTCTTTTCTGAAGTTGCCTGTGGAGAAAACATGACAAGTCACTTCAAGAAACAGCAGAATCATGTTTGGGACACAATTTACAAATTACtctatttaaaacttttaatttgTGATATTAATGACTGCAAAACACTTAGAATGACATTTGTTAAAGgcacatttcattttaatgcatAGTGTACCATTCTAAAATAACCTAATTTCCTTACAAAGTGCTTGAGCAGCCACATACAGATAAAGTAtagcaaaatatatttacaatCTAGGGTTTAAAATCTTAATCTgcctaaaaatatttaaaaaactacAGAGATAAAATTAGTGCTTTCTTTCAGCTTAACTGGGTGAACATACCCTGccctctaatttttttaattttttttttttagtgatttacttagattaaaaaaagatttctgtACAAGATGTAGTtacaaaaaggtatttttgagGATACTTTCCTAAGTATTAAGCACCCTGTTAgatgcttatatatatatatttgggaACCAACAAAGGTGAGCTGACTGTACCTCAAAAGTGTAGGTTTCAGCTAGATACAGGAACATCATTTGTTTCTTATTGATTAGAATCTGGAAAGAAGTAACGAGGAAAAGGTGACTCACTCTGCCAAACACGATTTGTAGAGATACTTGCCTTGTTCCTGGAAAACCCGATTCAGACCtatgaaccttttttttttgcttcctaaGCTTTTTCCTGGCCTGACCCTGCAGGTCTGTCCAGCATCATGGTTTTCAACAACCACTGCAGTGTCGCACACTCGAGtggtttgtgtttcttctttgaaTGAAAGTACAAGTTTTGAATTCAAGTGCTGATTCTCACTGTCATAGCCCATGAACAGCAAACTCCTGGCTGGGATGAACCTGTGATGTTGCACACGCAGTCAGCTCTGAATGGTGCTACAGATGAGGACCACGTgggaaatgtattttccaaGAAGTAACGTTTGCCCACAGAACATTGGATGCCAAAAGTAGGTCTTGGTTTACAAGAATACACAGTGTCTggtctaaattatttttcaacttttGAGGTACAGCTTTTAGTGTTAAGGGGTTtataaaatacacacattttatCAAAAATATGTATACATTCTGTTACAATATATTGCTTTTACCCTCAGTAATTGCCAATCTTAAGTTCTGGAGTTCAGTGGCCTATATGTATACAAATCTTTTTCACTCAGTTCTATGCTGTTCACTTGGCCACTGTGCAAAATTAATGAAGTGGTACAATTTAAATTACTGCCTGGACATAAGAATACATTACAACTTCCAAATATACATGTTCACATCATGTATACATTGAAAATCCTTACGTTTTCTAAAAGTGATATGATATTGTACAGCAGATACAGGATGATCTAGGTGGTTAGATACAGACTGGTTAACTTATCTGTCCACTCAGTGAGTGGGAAAGGCATGAGTCTGAGTATAGAAGTGGATGGGCTTGGGAAATGAATGTGCTTTGCTCTTTGTGGCTAGACTGAGCAATACCCCTGTTACATTCTTCATATCAACCAGGGTTTTAAGCCATGCTTAAAAAGCTTGAAGGCAAAACTGTTTGGCAAGTGGCTTTGGTAAACTTTCCGGATTGTTCTggatttttctttgcaatgGAAGCACTTTCACTGTTGTTATCTCAAAGGCAAGGCATtcaacatttttcctaataaataCCATAGAAAATTTACAAAACAAGGCATATCTGTTGTTAATACCATTATGTGGAGAACAAAAGATGGTGTACATAGAAATGTGTAGTTTTATAGACTGCACAAGATAATAgttaactgaaataatttgctttctcCAGCTAGAAACATGTTCTGTGCGAGTGTCATCAGTATCCCAAACTTCTACTTCAATGTGGCTGAGTAGAGAGAAGTGATTACCTATCTCAAAGTCTGCTTTTCCCACTTAAGGCAGATACTTTAAAAAGTGATGTTATCTGCTGTGGAGGAGTGAGAGAAACAGTACAGATCCACGCGTGCCCTTGTGTGGGAAGCTTAATAACAGCCTGGGTTCACCAACTCAGCTTAAGAACTCCATAGACCTGCTTTCCAGTGCTCAGATAAAAAACAATGTACAAAGAGGCCACTCTTTATAAGAGTGGTAAAACAGTACTTAAAAGGATCTtcatgtgatttaaaaaaaaaaacaaacaacaacccagaAGCTACAGGTGGCACAGAGAGCAACTGAAGGGTGGGTATTCTTCTGAGAGAGGCATTCTTGTGAGCCAGTCAGCTGGGGTTTCACAGTGTCTAAAAGTTAACACCAATCAGCAATGTAATCAAAATCTCTGAACATCTCCTGCTCTTCTTCTGAAAGTATCCTTGGTTCCCGAGGTGGAGTGAGGATAGGTGCTTCAGAGGTAAATTCATCATCAAAATTACTAACGTCTTCTCGTCCTCTAATGGTGGGTACAAATGGAGGCTTCACCTTCTTGGCCAGTAAAGCATTCCAATCTATTAGCTGTAAGGTAAACCAACTGGTGTTtagtttcctttctctcctcctggtGTCCTTAGAAATAATACTGGTTTGTACTCACCCTGAAGAAGTGATGCTTTTTCACATCCTCAGCATCTTTCTCTCCAGCTCCAAGACGCCGCTCTGGATTTCTTCGTAGCAGCTGACAAAACGTGCAGGATTTCAGTACCAAAGGTTCAGAGGCAAGGGGGGAAGTAGGGAGGCTGAGTGCTACTGGGTAAGAGCCAACCCCAAGACTGGATGGACAGTGAAATTCATACTGCCTGACCTACAGAAAATTCTCGGTCCTCTTGCTGAACTGGGTGCTAGATTGACATTCAGCGTCAGAGAAGCTGCTTCCAAAGGCTTTGAATCACCTTCAGCAGATGCCTTTCTATCAACTCTGATGAGCTTCTAACTTAGGTTCAAGTATCTTCTTAGGTAAGTAGAAGCATTATGCTAAGGACTAGCACTAAAAacaatcacagaaaaaaatcagctgttttTTGCCAAGAATGGCACTGCAGGTGCTGTGTGTGTggtgctccctgccctgccccagtTGGAATGAAACCAAAGAGATTTAGAAGtctttgaattaaaatattcatgtgACACTGTTAATCTACCAAATAGGTCAATGCAACAGTGTTCTGCTAGGAAATGAGGGTGAACTTCTCTAGTTAGATATGACTGGGAAACTTAGTTCAGGGAGAAAATAGAGCCTGTAGtgttctacattttaaaaagaacttgCTCCTGAATAAAAGGGAAGGGCATGTCAGTTTTCATTTAAGGTGAtaggcagcacagcacagcataAATTAAGCAAGTCTGAAATTCaatggtagaaaaaaaaaataccaagcaTAGGTTCTTAAAGGATTTTGTTTCTCACTGAAGTAATTAGTTTCCTTAATGTTGGAGAGGAAACAGGGTAAGAGGAGAGTACTGTAATATTATGTACTTACCCGTCTCATTATAGAGATGGCTTCTGTAGACAGAAACCGTGGATATCTTACTTCATCATTTACAATACTGTCAAACACCTCCTCTTCATCATCTCCAGGGAAGGGAGACTATAgtgaaagtaattaaaaatactattaaacAGGCTTAAAAATTCCTTACAATCAAAACCAACATCTGTTCAGTCAACACGTTGGAATTAGATACCCCAAAATgaagtcttccttttcccagaaaCAGATACTGTAGTTTCCCatatggaagagagaaaaataaggtATGCACTGGTATTATccctttatttttactgaaggaTCATGCTTTAAAATACGCTTTTAGAAGTAGGAACACCTAAACTGGAGATAATCTTTGACACAAGATATACAGGGAATGTCAAAAATATGTATCAGTTCTCCTTTGGGACAGCTGCCATTCACAAGTAACATGGTCAAAACTAACTTGTTTTTGTAGTATCTTCAGCATGTTACAGTTCAAGGGTTTTCCAACCTTTCTGAAATGGCCTGACAGGGCAAGACCCtaaaagctttttctcctttcttaacCTCAAAGGAAGTACAAGAAAGGTGACTGATcattttttatgaaaacaaagaaaattatgaacAAATCTAtaatttttcagtctcttttttaGCATGGAAGCCATCACTCTCATACCTGGAAGATAGTATAACAAAATGGACCCAAAGTAAACCAATATACACAGTGGTAAATAATTatacaataataatttatttataccAGCTCATTTAAATGGAACTGGGGCATTCTGTTTTAGTGCATGTGTAAATCAAATGGCAAATAGCACGTGTTTGGCATCATTTTTCACTACTATCCAATTTTAAGCATTATAATTCACTTCCCTTCAAACACAGGAGTAGTTCACTTTCTCTCCTAAAGCATTTGAAAGTAGATGACTGCTCTAGCTGTATGTATCCAAATTTGGCAATAACAGGTGTGTGCTGGAAACTGAGCCCCCCAAATGCAGTTGTGATGTGTTCTTGCTTAGAGACACTGATATTAATGTGCCATGACTGTAATTTGATTTAAGGCATAATGATATAAAACCAACCCCAACAAAAATATAAAGCTTAAGTCTTGGACCAGCTACAACTCACTTCCACAACTGCTGATAATTCAAGGTCACAACATGACTTATCAACTTCTATAGCATTACAGCAGCTAGTGTAAGGTAAGTAGCTGCTCAGTATTTAATAgttctttttcctgaaacacaTTAGGCTGGCTCACTATAAATGAGGAGTGCTCATACATGACATGAGTGACAGAGCATATTCAACAGTGACAGGCTGCTATCTTGATTTTTGTAACCTTTTCAGTATGTATCTTACTAGAACTTACCTCACCCACTAGCATCTCATAGATAAGTACACCAAGACCCCACCAGTCTACAGCTCTGGTATAGGAAGTTTCTGTCAGCACCTCTGGAGCAAGAAATTCTGGTGTGCCACAGAATGTGCTTGTTCTGTCTCCAAATCCCATTCCTGAAAGTTAATAAGAAGCAAGCAGTATTTTCTGCCACTCTACAGCCTATTCCTTGAGCAACTAAAACCTCCCTCTAGAGCATCTTCGGCTGATAAAAATCCTGAAGTAAAATTTTCCCCGTTCTTCCCTCCCATGCCCTTGTTCCACATGCACTTCAGTGTAAGTTTTTCTACTCCCAGCTATATGCAATAAGCCAAATTAAGCTTCCACTTAAAACTTCATCActcagttttgtttgcttggaaaGATACAAACAATCTTATGCTACATTTATACCAGCTAGGAGCAAGTGTGGTTTAGTCAAACATGCCTATTCAGGATGCCTCTGTAGTGGCAAAACTACATATAGTGATGTTAAACATGGAATGTAGTGAAACAACTCTGACGAGAAGCAGCCCTGTATATTTGCAAGAGCATGATGCGCACAGTCTGGGACACAAGCAGCACAAGGCCTGCTGGAGCACTACAAGTGgaggtgctgtgcagagcttAACAACAGCATTTATTGTAGTGATCAGTAAATCAAAAAACTTTCCTTGCCCTTGTTTCCCTTAGTCATTTGTGGAACTTGTTTGTAGCTAAGGTCACAGGACTTGCCCTAGGATGCTACAGACAGCAGTAGTGTTTGAACCCCTACTGAATTTACTTGATTCACTCTTAGGCTgtctaaaaggaaaatatgctATTTCTGCTAACTTGTAAAATACAGCAGTGTGCCTTATTAATAAGCAGAGATGTAATGAAGTAAGACTCGGAACAGGTGATGCttgcaactaaaaaaaaaagaattagatttaaaaaatagggATACAATCAGATGCTTCCAGTATTTCCCTACTAAGGAACTCCCACCTATCTCCACTTTTGTACagagatgtattttttccttcaagtgaTACAAGGTAAGTAACACTATACATATTTGGCAGTCCAAAAGTCTAAAGAGTAAGACAGACTATGGAATTCCcctagaaagaaaactgaaaggcCATTACCTTCTTTGCAAAGACCAAAGTCAGCAATTTTCACAAAGCCTTCTGTGTCCAGCAATAAGTTATCCAACTTCAAATCTCTAAATGAACATTTAAGAACAATATTGCATCACTGATGTTTCTTCAGTACTATTCAGAATAGCTGAAATTCAGCTGTTGGAAACAGGTCAGTGACTACTTACCTATAGACTATTTTGTGTTCGTGTAAGTACTGAAGACCAAGAACCACACATGCAGCATAGAACCTGTGGGGAAGAAGTTAAAATTTCAATGCATTTTAGTCTTGCTTTTCAGAATGTGAAGTCCATTATTATAGATCTGTTTTATTAACCATCCTTTGAAGACTCCTGATTGGCTTTTCAGCAAAAATGCTTAAACTTGCAGCTTTTAAGCTGTAGTATGTTTGCTTAGGCAAGGTTACGTTTTCTGTATTGTCCACTGCCATGGCACTGAAGGATTTTTAATTTGGcacattctttccttttttagcTTGGCTGAAAATTTAACTTTCCATTTCgcttttttaatgtaatatatattttttaaagtattataaatattaagtatctgtatataatttttGAGTTCAGTGAGAATTCAGGCACATTAAACCTGCATGTgtctttttccaaaaaaaaaaaacaaaacacaaaaccagttACAATCTCTAACCCTTGTAAAAAACAGACACTATTTACTGAAATGACAATGTAGAGGCATGTGATGATAAAGATCTAATTCTTATCCACTGAACAAAATGCCCTTCACTTAATGCCACAAAAAGGGATGGATACTCACACTGCTCTTGGTTCAGAGAAGACATCAGTATGAATGTGCATCATCAGATCCCCACCAGCAGCATATTCCATTACAAAGCAAACGTGATCTTTGGTTTGGAAACAAGCAAAAAGGTTCACCAAGAAGGGATGTCTTACACTATTCACAGTTTCAAATATTCGCTTTTCACACATCaagctgcaaacagaaaaatcagtaaaaatttTAAGCTACATCCTCAACTACAATTTTTCAACTCTCAGAAGCTACTGATAATTTTTACCTTATGTTCCTCAGGATAAgacaagtattttttgtttcaagagAGAGCTTTTAATATTTGCACACAAGCTGATGTCAGGATTTCCACAAAGTTGCATTTAGctttcacaaatgaaaaaagcagcCTAGCAGTCCATGAAATTTGTACTCTGCCAATTTTCCTTCCAAACACTCAGACTTGCATTATGTATGCATTGGTATCATGTCACATTAGCTTCAATCTGTTTTAATTGTATACAATACATGCAGTGGGAAAACAGTAACATTATAGACATCTAGCCATAGTAATTCCAGATTATTTCTCTAAGCCAACTGGTTAATTGTAGCATATTCTTTATAATTATCTTTCTTTCTGCAAGTCAAACTAATACAGTCACAATTAAAGGATTGTAAAAGCAACTTCCTGCACTAGAACTACACAGTTCTGTAATGGCCACTTCAGTTCTAAGTAAATAAAGTATCTGAGTTTTGgggcaaaaaaattaaaaccctcACACCAGTGGAGTATACATAGGACTCAAGggaaaatatagaaaaatatgaCAGTGTGTTGTTACAGTTTGAGAAACACTATCATAGGTGTTTTTCccagtaaagaaaaaagtcatTGTCCTCTTGAAATGTGATGGAAGTCTATATATAACAAGTAATGAGAATAAATAACTGCAAGAGAAcctaaataaaaagcagaattgGCTTAAAGTCAGTGCTGTAGTATAGGCATGGTAAGAGAAGCACTAAAGGAACCCATATTCCCAGGCTGCACTGCTCTCTCCTTGCCCCAGAAGAAAGACCACACATCTCCAGCAGCCAACTAATCAGGGAGATGAGaccttgttttgctgttttactGAATTTCACTACTGTTTGGTAGACCTTACAGTTGTGTTgcatgcagaaaaacaaaattgatTTATGGAATCTAAGTATTGTATTTTACAAACTGACCTGTCTACTTCATCACGAGCAACAATATCTCCTTTCTTTAAGGCTTTAATAGCAAACATCTCATTTGTGTTTTTGTACTCTGCCAACAGCACCTAAAACAGAAGATAAGTGGTTGATTAATTTAAGAGTTGTATCTAGTTTTAGATATAATCTTGACATGCCATTTAGGTTTTGGAAGTTTACCTTTCCAAAATGTCCTCTGCCCAGTACAGCACAACATCTGAAATCCTTCAGACTGAATTGAAATCTTTGTTGTGATctacatatgtatatattaaaaaaaaaaaaaaaaagtcaagaatCTTCTAGTTTGTTACCTTAAGAGATATTACTCAGACCAACAGCAAACCCACTGCCTTTTTACCTTCTATCTTCAGGCTCTCGGGTGTTGGTGTATTTTATGTCTGAATGGGGAACATCAGGCTCACGGATTATTTCAGGCTGGAGTTTTGGGACAAAACTATTTCTGCCATTTTCACAATCAAAGTTTGCTACTTCAtcctgtgaagaaaaagaagtctgaaaatTTAAGACTGATTGTGAAGGCAAATGAATGCAGAAATTTTACTGTAAGTGTGTGAAATTCTAAACACAAGAATTATCTAAGCTGACATGGTACACTTGAAGATAATACAGATAAGCAAGCTTTTAACAGACTGATGAAACCTACTGCTCCAGCCATTCTGCTCTGTGTTAGTAGACCCAGTTTTTCCTGAATACTCAAATGATTTTgatattttgttggtttttttttcctgtggtggAACCAATGACATAGAGAGCTGCTTGCCACCAAGAATAATTGGAGCATTCTGTTCAGACAGTTCTATATGTGTAAGTTAAGAGGCATATGCTAAAATATAATGGATGAAATACTTCATAAAGATGCCAATATTACAACTTTGGTAATCTGTATAGCTAAAAATTCTTAAAGTCACTTGCCTGAGATGGCACATCAGGAGCCTTTATCTCAGAGGAAGATTCAGGTATTTCCCCAAGGGAAGATGCACGGGGTGGAGCAGGTGGAGGCTCAGGCTCAAGTTCAAAGTCCAATTTGGCTACAGGAGAGTCACTGCCAAGAAAACAAGTAACTCCTTAGTGTATAGGAGAGACTGTTTTGATAGGATGAAACCTAACTTAAAACTGCTTGTTATGCAGATTTCTCCTCAATCTAAATCTacacattttctctgtgtgtagATCTGTCTATAAAATGGATTTCCAAACTCAAACACTGAAAAGCCTGCAGTCTTGCAGAATAAACAGATTTGACATACATCAGGGCATAAGCCTCTCACTGTTATTCTTGCTCTTAGAAGTACTTAAAAACTGTAGATATCACCTACCTGTCTGGCAGTGTTAGTTCAGGAATGTGTACATCAACCACTGGCCCAGTAGCAGGCACTGATGCTTGGGGGCTGAAGGTGCCAGAGTGATTTACTGTAGGAATAGCTCTTCTTACCAGCCTTCCCCAAGTGGCAATATTAATATTCATTTGAGGAGCTCTGAGAAATGTTTTGCCTGTGGatattgtggaaaaaaaaggaaatagagtGTAAGTAATTTCCTTACATACTACCAAAAGCTAtgattaaaataacattaatattaatcagtttatattttatgaagaagaaactgaatttcTCACATTCCTCAGCATTTCCTAATTATTCactattaaatattaatgcatAATAAGaaattctaaaagaaaacatttctaaatgcAGTGCCAAATCCTTCATTATCAACAGTTTTATTGACAGACAAATATTAAGTTTCTGTATAAAAAGTAGCATAGATCTGTAACAATTTTTAAGGTTTAcatgtttatattaaaaaaatcaccttgctgttttgaaaaaattttcttctgcctctggAGTTTTGGTCTTCTTTCAATAACTGGATTAAAAAACGTAACCTGCAGTTCAAATAATGTGTGTTACAATTCAAGTTTCACAACAAAATGCATTCTtagaaaatcagaagaaatattCTTAACCTATTAAGCAATATAATATTCAAGTGTTTCAAAGAAACCTTCTTACCTCTGCAAACAGAGTGCCCTGGGGTTCCAGATAAAGACACATGCCATGTCGTTGGTTATCCAGGAAATCTTCCAGCCTCAGAAACTTCACTGCACACAGAGATCTCCAGTCACGCCAATAAACTGAGATTTCTAATTCACGTGACTATGACAGGAAACACATACACAGGAAATTGCTTATTAGTAATTGTTCTGCAAGAGTTACCTCTGCGCAGTTTTAAGATCTAGCAACTCGAGGACAAAGACATGGGGCTGTTACTTTAAAGGAGTGCCAGGGCTAACTAGCCAAACAGAGCAAGCTCTCACCAGGATGATCATAGCATTTCACTTCAGTTCAAATGTGATCTCCAGAgtccaaataaaaatgtaaacgTAAAATTCCCCCAAGATTAGGAGAGAGTCACAGTCACCAGACTTTTTGAATCAGTCTAACAACAGTGCTACTTTAAGGTATTTTAGTTCATGCCCTGACAACAACTTTTTACCTGTGTTTAGAAACCTCAGCTTTAGTAGTTGTCCATGTTATTTACAGGTATCAATTGCATTTCACAGCTGCACAGTGACATTTTGTACCTACATACACATTGTGATGCAAGACTTCACACAGGTTCTCTAGAAGTACATACAGTTTTCGTAAAAACATGGTCATAAAGAGGGGGCAAAAACTTTAACAAGAGCTACTGCTGTATCTTGCTGGTGggatttatatatttttaggaCATCTTATATGCCTGTTAGAGAAATGTGAAGAATCCTGCAATGCAACACAGTGCAGCATCGTGTGTTACTAAGTGCAGTTACTGTAGCATCGTGATCCATCAGGATGCATCAATTTATTGTCTTTATATGACAGATGcaggttttaaaagaaacaaaagttaGGTAGAAGCAACAGATAAAAACATGATGGGGTTTGGAATGTGCATTTCAAATATGAAAGGGTGAGTGGTCATGCCCAGCAGAAGCAAGGTCCTTTTCTGGCACCAAAACACCATTGAATATTGAGTTCTTAAATAGTGAACTGGACACATGCCAGGCTGGCAGGAGTAGCTACTAAACTATGACTAGTCCTAGTCTTAATCTGAGAATAATCAAGGCTTCAGGACTCCAGAGATGCTAGAAACCCGAATTTCTCAACCTGCAGGTCTAAAACTGCTTCCTTTCTAGAGAGAAGGCATCTAGTTTGGGGCTtggaggggtggggtgagaGCAAGAACAGGaaggtgttggtttttttcccctcagttgttttaaatatatactaGAGTTGACATTTAGGCtcctaaaatataatttaattttcagtctaTGTTAAAcactgatggggaaaaaagtatcCTTATACCTTAAAATACTATCACTATCCagtatctaaaaaaaaacaaaaacaaaaaacttgatTAAACCTGTATGACAGAAATTCATTTCAAAAGGTCTGAGGAAAGAAACATCAGGCATAATTTCAAACAATTGTGTCCTGCAAGTAACGTTTAAAGTTCTACGAAAGAACTGTTagtgaatttatttattattgctGAAGAATTGATCAGCTTCACAAGAGAACACTCCTACAGAGGCACTGTAAAAATTCTACGACACAGCttaaacaaaatacattaactATATCTGATAAATAAGAAAGAGAAGTTGATGATCCTGATAAAAATGTAAGCACCATCTATCACAGGCTAAGTAAATGCTAAGTGTTGGGTCTTGGATAAAAGTATTATGATGTCAGTAATATGGCCAGAAAAGATAGATTTTTCTAGAATGCCAGCCCAGCTTAACAGCTTAACCCCAGAGAGCTCATTCTGTTAAGGATGAGAATACTTGCATATAGGACATTTGAACATAGTCacaacaacaggaaaaataaagtaacatgAAATGTATCTAAAGAATTTACTATAGCTGACAATAAAGAAAGACCAGATTTTTACCCTGTCTAGTTCCAGTGTAAATTTCTGATCCCAGGACTGATTGGAAATAGGCTTCCAGCTA of the Apus apus isolate bApuApu2 chromosome 7, bApuApu2.pri.cur, whole genome shotgun sequence genome contains:
- the PKN2 gene encoding serine/threonine-protein kinase N2 isoform X1 produces the protein MASNAAEREILFTELQGDAKSLLASENVSTGQKLDFSDAMVQQNLDEIKDQIKREIRKELKIKEGAENLRKVTTDKKNLAYVDNILKKSNKKLEDLHHKLQELNAHIVVTDPEDVADCPRTPDTPNSDPRFSANNRLMALKKQLDIELKVKQGAENMIQMYSNGSSKDRKLLATAQQMLQDSKTKIEVIRMQILQAVQTNELAFDNAKPVISPLELRMEELRHHFRIEYAVAEGAKNVMKLLGSGKVTDRKALSEAQARFNESSQKLDLLKYSLEQRLNELPKNHPKSSIIIEELSLVSSPTLSPRQSVISNQNQYSTLSKPAALTGTLEVRLMGCQDILENVPGRSKATSITLPGWSPNEARSSFINRTSKSKSGTNRNLLKTDDLSNEVCAVLKLDNTVVGQTSWKPISNQSWDQKFTLELDRSRELEISVYWRDWRSLCAVKFLRLEDFLDNQRHGMCLYLEPQGTLFAEVTFFNPVIERRPKLQRQKKIFSKQQGKTFLRAPQMNINIATWGRLVRRAIPTVNHSGTFSPQASVPATGPVVDVHIPELTLPDSDSPVAKLDFELEPEPPPAPPRASSLGEIPESSSEIKAPDVPSQDEVANFDCENGRNSFVPKLQPEIIREPDVPHSDIKYTNTREPEDRRSQQRFQFSLKDFRCCAVLGRGHFGKVLLAEYKNTNEMFAIKALKKGDIVARDEVDSLMCEKRIFETVNSVRHPFLVNLFACFQTKDHVCFVMEYAAGGDLMMHIHTDVFSEPRAVFYAACVVLGLQYLHEHKIVYRDLKLDNLLLDTEGFVKIADFGLCKEGMGFGDRTSTFCGTPEFLAPEVLTETSYTRAVDWWGLGVLIYEMLVGESPFPGDDEEEVFDSIVNDEVRYPRFLSTEAISIMRRLLRRNPERRLGAGEKDAEDVKKHHFFRLIDWNALLAKKVKPPFVPTIRGREDVSNFDDEFTSEAPILTPPREPRILSEEEQEMFRDFDYIADWC
- the PKN2 gene encoding serine/threonine-protein kinase N2 isoform X2, with the translated sequence MASNAAEREILFTELQGDAKSLLASENVSTGQKLDFSDAMVQQNLDEIKDQIKREIRKELKIKEGAENLRKVTTDKKNLAYVDNILKKSNKKLEDLHHKLQELNAHIVVTDPEDVADCPRTPDTPNSDPRFSANNRLMALKKQLDIELKVKQGAENMIQMYSNGSSKDRKLLATAQQMLQDSKTKIEVIRMQILQAVQTNELAFDNAKPVISPLELRMEELRHHFRIEYAVAEGAKNVMKLLGSGKVTDRKALSEAQARFNESSQKLDLLKYSLEQRLNELPKNHPKSSIIIEELSLVSSPTLSPRQSVISNQNQYSTLSKPAALTGTLEVRLMGCQDILENVPGRSKATSITLPGWSPNEARSSFINRTSKSKSGTNRNLLKTDDLSNEVCAVLKLDNTVVGQTSWKPISNQSWDQKFTLELDRSRELEISVYWRDWRSLCAVKFLRLEDFLDNQRHGMCLYLEPQGTLFAEVTFFNPVIERRPKLQRQKKIFSKQQGKTFLRAPQMNINIATWGRLVRRAIPTVNHSGTFSPQASVPATGPVVDVHIPELTLPDSDSPVAKLDFELEPEPPPAPPRASSLGEIPESSSEIKAPDVPSQDEVANFDCENGRNSFVPKLQPEIIREPDVPHSDIKYTNTREPEDRRSQQRFQFSLKDFRCCAVLGRGHFGKVLLAEYKNTNEMFAIKALKKGDIVARDEVDSLMCEKRIFETVNSVRHPFLVNLFACFQTKDHVCFVMEYAAGGDLMMHIHTDVFSEPRAVFYAACVVLGLQYLHEHKIVYRDLKLDNLLLDTEGFVKIADFGLCKEGMGFGDRTSTFCGTPEFLAPEVLTETSYTRAVDWWGLGVLIYEMLVGESPFPGDDEEEVFDSIVNDEVRYPRFLSTEAISIMRRVI
- the PKN2 gene encoding serine/threonine-protein kinase N2 isoform X3 — protein: MASNAAEREILFTELQGDAKSLLASENVSTGQKLDFSDAMVQQNLDEIKDQIKREIRKELKIKEGAENLRKVTTDKKNLAYVDNILKKSNKKLEDLHHKLQELNAHIVVTDPEDVADCPRTPDTPNSDPRFSANNRLMALKKQLDIELKVKQGAENMIQMYSNGSSKDRKLLATAQQMLQDSKTKIEVIRMQILQAVQTNELAFDNAKPVISPLELRMEELRHHFRIEYAVAEGAKNVMKLLGSGKVTDRKALSEAQARFNESSQKLDLLKYSLEQRLNELPKNHPKSSIIIEELSLVSSPTLSPRQSVISNQNQYSTLSKPAALTGTLEVRLMGCQDILENVPGRSKATSITLPGWSPNEARSSFINRTSKSKSGTNRNLLKTDDLSNEVCAVLKLDNTVVGQTSWKPISNQSWDQKFTLELDRSRELEISVYWRDWRSLCAVKFLRLEDFLDNQRHGMCLYLEPQGTLFAEVTFFNPVIERRPKLQRQKKIFSKQQGKTFLRAPQMNINIATWGRLVRRAIPTVNHSGTFSPQASVPATGPVVDVHIPELTLPDSDSPVAKLDFELEPEPPPAPPRASSLGEIPESSSEIKAPDVPSQDEVANFDCENGRNSFVPKLQPEIIREPDVPHSDIKYTNTREPEDRRSQQRFQFSLKDFRCCAVLGRGHFGKVLLAEYKNTNEMFAIKALKKGDIVARDEVDSLMCEKRIFETVNSVRHPFLVNLFACFQTKDHVCFVMEYAAGGDLMMHIHTDVFSEPRAVFYAACVVLGLQYLHEHKIVYRDLKLDNLLLDTEGFVKIADFGLCKEVSLPWR